Sequence from the candidate division KSB1 bacterium genome:
CAAAATGAATGGTCGTTTCCATGCGCAGCTCTTTTTTAATGGCGTCTTCGATGGCCGTGGCCACGTTGTGGGCTTCTTTGAGCTTGATGTTTTCGGGAAAGTAGATATGAAAGGTCAGCTCCGTGGTGTCACCATATTTATGGACATGAAGATGATGGATATCGGTCACGGCTGGCGCAATCTACTGGACCACCTGCAATAGTTTGTCCTTGAGCGATTTATCCGGTCTTTCGCCAATGAGCGTGCTGGCAGCCACCTTTAGAATATCATAAGTAGCGTAAAAAATCAACAAAGAAACCAGGATGCCAGCCACGCCATCGATCCACCAGAAATAGCGTCCCAGCACCGTGCCGATGATAATCAGGCCAGAGGCAACCGCATCGCTGCTATGGTGCCAGCCATCGGCAATAAGCGACTGCGAGTCGATCTTTTTGCCAGCCCAGATGGAAAACGAAGCCATCCCCTCTTTGACCAAAACCGAGACCAGGAAGATGATGACGGCCAGGGAGCTAAAGGTGAGTCCCTGTCGAGCGAACAGGCGATGGATCGACTCTTGCAGGAAGGTCGCACCGACGATAAACAGCAATGTGCCAATGACCACGGCGCCAATAGCCTCGGCGCGGCCGTGGCCAAACGGATGCTGTTCATCCGGCTTGCGCCGCGAAATCCAGAAGCCGAACAACACCACCAATGACGTGAAGCTGTCGGACAACGTGTGCCAGGCATCGGCTTTCATGGCCACCGAATCGGCTTTGATGCCCACCCAAAATTTCAAGACAAACAGCAGCAGATTAACGGTGATCGATAGCCAGCCTTCGATAAAGCCCAGGGATGGGGTTTTGACGCTTTTCAACAAACGATTCCACATAAATGTAGGCCTTAAGTTTTCAAAAATTCATAATTCAATGTTAAGTGTTAAACAATCTTGCCGCACAAAAGTTTTGTTAAATAGCTTAGGTGACCTCTATTC
This genomic interval carries:
- a CDS encoding cation diffusion facilitator family transporter, which gives rise to MKSVKTPSLGFIEGWLSITVNLLLFVLKFWVGIKADSVAMKADAWHTLSDSFTSLVVLFGFWISRRKPDEQHPFGHGRAEAIGAVVIGTLLFIVGATFLQESIHRLFARQGLTFSSLAVIIFLVSVLVKEGMASFSIWAGKKIDSQSLIADGWHHSSDAVASGLIIIGTVLGRYFWWIDGVAGILVSLLIFYATYDILKVAASTLIGERPDKSLKDKLLQVVQ